The Oncorhynchus clarkii lewisi isolate Uvic-CL-2024 chromosome 31, UVic_Ocla_1.0, whole genome shotgun sequence genome includes the window TCCCAAACCAGAAAAAAAACGTTCATTACAATGAGTATTGTGCTGTTAAacaatacatagcctaccgcATATTACTCATGGCAGAAAAACATCAAACACAACTGATTTAAGATGTCATTGGTACATAATTTGTCTAGAAAAATACTCCAAAATTAAACTAATTAGAATAATggcctttgagtgtggactgcattattatgcatactggatggactggttacctacCTTATGCTGCGCTCCAAAATGCATATCCATGATTCTGGGAGCGAGCCCTAGGTGATGCttttggttcattgattgtgcaggggGGCTTGCAGGTAGTCtacaaattgtatttattttactaggcaagtcagttaagaacaaattcttattttcaatgacggcctagtgggttaactgccttgttcaggggcagaacgacagatttgtcagctcgggggtttgaacttgcaaccttccggttactagtccaacgctaccctgccgccccaaattgtagcgaatttgtatttgattttgaatagcctagtcaAATCAACTCAAATGACACTGTATTTATactgcacatttcagacatggaatgcaacacaatgtgcttcacagggagaaataaatgttgatatttactacacaacaaacaaaaggtgtcactacagacccagggtGTATCACATTTGTCCCAGTGTCAGCATGTGGAAGGCTTTACTTTGCTCTAGAGACTCCTTGTAACAGGCTTGGTTGTCAGTTCAACAGTTGTTTGTGTGGCTGGCGGCAGGGTGTTAAGAAGCGCTGTTTGGCGGGTcctgtttcgggggacgcatgactcaaccttcgcctcccgagcctgTTGGAGAGTTACAGTGATGAGACAAAATTGaaaatggggtaaaaaaaaaataataataactacaTTCACCATAAGGAAAAGCAAAGATAAAAAGTTttgttttaagatctctttaaATAATGTCCACAGTTTCGGaacccctcaggttctctggcaggctattccagaggctgggggcatagtaactaaaggctgggggcatagtagcTAAAGGCTGACTCTCCATgactcttggtcctaggctttgggatagttaaaaggtcAGTGCCAGAGAACATGAAGGActtactgggtacataacttaaaatCATGTCTGACATGTACTGGGGTGCACAAtcatggattgatttaaaaaccaatagaagaatAGAAGGCTAGGGCACATATCATCAAACTTCTCATCAGGTCTTGCTTGACTGATACCCAGCCTAATGTTTTTTATCTTTTCTCTGAAATTTGCCAAAAACTCATCACATTTAGATGTGGAGGAAAGTTCACATAGGTTTCCAGGGGTAGAATTTATCAGGCCATCAATGGTCGAGTAGAGCACTTTATTAGTGATTATTAGTGATCAAGTTAGAAAAATGAGCCCGTCTGGCATTTCTAATTGACTTGTTATATGCCAAGTTGCTCTCCCGGAATATCATAATGGACCTGATTTCCTCCACTTCAGCTCTGCCTTTCTGCAATTTCTCTTTAATCTATTGGTTTCCTCACTCATCATTGAAAGACGGACCGGCAGGAAAGCACACAGCCTACATTCGCTATTCCAGTGCATTCAGATAACATGTCTTCTGCCCCTGTTCCTACCTATTTGATAATAGCCATTCTAAATTCAAACTAATTGTATATATTCATAAAAACTAGATTACATttagaatagtctgatgggtgaaaacaTGATCagttgatgagagaacagctgtgcagcttgaggcaaggaacagagcacATGCTTTTCTCgctactttctcaaatcatcaacaGCCTGTAGTCTCACCATGCAGcccatatactgtatgttctgaTTTCTAACACATTATAAGATTTGTATCACTTACAAATGAATCTCCCAAATAACTCTAAACCTagcatataggacctgtttcaaatttTAATTTTTTCGCTCAACATCGTCACTTCATATGCGCACTCCTCTATAATgagaaaaatataatttatattttattcatctaagttcaattatattagtcttactataaaatcatataatataaaataatggcataGGAACATGAGCAGCTTGTTCAGTATGCTGCTCTTATGTGTGGGTGCCTAGAGATGCTAAATgtatttatgttaattaacggtcaattaccgtgagaccggctgataaaatgtcatgaccgccacagccttCTTTCGGACACCCACACACAAGGCTGGGataaaatgtcatgaccgccacagccttCTTTCTGACACCCACACACAAGGCTGGGataaaatgtcatgaccgccacagccttCTTTCTGACACCCACACACAAGGCTGGGataaaatgtcatgaccgccacagccttCTTTCTGACACCCACACACAAGGCTGGGATAAAATGTCACAGTCTTCTTTCTGACACAAGGCTGGGATAAAATGTAGAACATTCATTCCTATCTTTTTATCCCAGATTTCCTACATGTCTATCTCTTGGCCTGTGAGTAATTCTGTTCCTTTTCCGGTTGTTGTTTCTCTCTCCCATGTTCAGGGTCCGTCTGAGGTGGAGGTGTCAGAGATCTGTGAGACAAGGAAGATGAACGTGGCTCATGGCCTGGCTTGGTCTTTCCACCTGGGCTACCTCAACCTGGTTCTGCCTCGTAAGTAGCATTAATTCATGAAGTGCGCTCATTTCATATATGAAAAAGCTGTCATGTcaacgttgtgtgtgtgttcctgttcaaATTGACATGTATCacattgtgcgtgtgtgtgtttctctggtaGGGTTGGAGGGTTCTATCGCAGCGTTCCGTGCTTCACATATTGCAGGTCCGTTTGAGACCAGGGGTTCCAGAAAGCTCCTCATTCTCCTTCCTCTCAACGCAAACATTACTCACACGCTGGAGGACGAGGACACCAACATCCATTTCTATGACAACCTCCCTGACACAGAGATCGACAGGGCAGGTGTCAGGGGGCGTGTCTACAAGCACAGTGTCTACACCGTATTGGACAAGGACAGACAGGTAGGTGGGATTCATTTACAGTTACCTTCTCAAACACTATCTCTAAGTGAAATGCATCACACTGGCACCACTCTGTGGTCAAATTGTGAATCAACAGTCAGTGCTTATGAAGCACTGGAAAAGACTATAACAAACATGGAAAAGCCCAACACTTGCACCATGGTGGCCAAATGTGTGGACAATCTATAAACCCATTTGCAAATTTTTTACACTGAAACGCCTAATCACAGtatatcttgtgtgtgtgtgtgtctctaggcCCATCACTGTGTTGTGGAGTATGCCACCCCTCTGCTGACCCTGTATAAGATGTCTCAGGAGAGCAGTGCAGGgtttggggagagggacaggagagagcagGTGCTGCTGTTCTACAGGACTCTACAGGACATACTGGACCGCTCACTGGAGTGCAGGAACCGCTACCGACTCATCCTGCTCAACGGTTAGATATCATGCTATTTACATGGATATTTACATGTTACctgcctttctctcactctctctctctgtataataAATAATGTCCTCCTATGTCCCCAATAGTACAACCTATGAACCCTATATAATTTCTACTTCCTGTagatgaacatgaggatgacccTCACTACCTGTCCAACTCCATTCTGAAGAACCTGGATCAACAGGAGAAAGAAGAGTTCTATATTCCCCCTTTCATCCCTCAGCCTGAGGTGGACCACCCATCCCATGCCCTGCCCATCATCGACGACTGGCACCGAGCTGAGCCAATGAGCAGGGTGCCTACGATCATGATCAGTCATGACATGCCACGTACGCTCAGGGAACCGGTTGAGAATTCGGAAGACCTTTCTCCATGAGACAGGTCTAGAGAGATAAACAAAATAAATTGCACTTATGCACAACAGCAGCATCACTACACCAGGCTGCAAGGTAGGAAGTACTCAAAGCCATCTCAAAGTAGAGCAACAAGGCATTGCCTTCCCCTTTACACCGCCACACATTActtaacatacagtgcatttggaaagtattcagaccccttgactttttccacattctgttacgttggtcttattctaaaatggattaaattgtttttcttcctcaatctacacacaataccccataatgacaaagcataaacaggTTTTGTAGattttgttttgcaaatgtataaaatgtatcaaaataaatattacatttacataagtattcagaccctttactcagcactttctttgttgaagcacctttggcagcgattacagcctcaagtcttcttgggtatgatactacaagcttggcacacctgtatctggggagtttctcccattcttctgtgcagatcctctcaagctctgtcaggttggatggggagcatcgctgcacagctattttcaggtctctccattgAGTTCAAGCCCAGGctttggctggaccactcaaggacattcagaaacttgtcccgatgccactcctacgttgtcttggctatgtagGGTcatgaaccttctccccagtcggaggtcctgagtgctctggagcaggttat containing:
- the LOC139390651 gene encoding stimulator of interferon genes protein-like; the encoded protein is MQQLGGEECLVPQPRGSLPKACAIGLASVVATAILVWEPEGFFRHVSAAILILTVGPSLHGVFLLSEECLHHATTRYRGRRLGQMVTACVGVCTLLGVGLAVLLFVLTKPQPWRDQCSMVILACVLYPLLKTLGVLGPSEVEVSEICETRKMNVAHGLAWSFHLGYLNLVLPRLEGSIAAFRASHIAGPFETRGSRKLLILLPLNANITHTLEDEDTNIHFYDNLPDTEIDRAGVRGRVYKHSVYTVLDKDRQAHHCVVEYATPLLTLYKMSQESSAGFGERDRREQVLLFYRTLQDILDRSLECRNRYRLILLNDEHEDDPHYLSNSILKNLDQQEKEEFYIPPFIPQPEVDHPSHALPIIDDWHRAEPMSRVPTIMISHDMPRTLREPVENSEDLSP